One part of the Salinivirga cyanobacteriivorans genome encodes these proteins:
- a CDS encoding alpha-amylase family glycosyl hydrolase — protein sequence MSQQTLSPDGVHVAGDFQQQAGYASNWDPAATELTDADNDEIYEVTVSLPAGTYLYKFINGDDWGETAESPSSDCAIDDGNGNMNRQVVLPDQNRVLPVVMFDSCNAFVQFSVNMNQENVSAEGVHVMGNFQQAAGFSENWAPEAIAMQDLNSDNVYKAEVQMPPGNYQYVYVNGSTPVDAENPPADCTVDDGSGNRVRELNAEVGGMPEPTYTFNSCTIENTIPDYETHWWNDAVFYEIFVRSFKDSDGDGIGDFQGIIDQLDYLNDGDPSTTDDLGITGIWLMPMMESPSYHGYDATDYYATEPDYGTMADFEELVAEAHARGIKIILDLVMNHCSSQHPWFTQSANNENNYRDWFVWSDTDPGFSGPWGQDVWHYMNGSYYYGIFWSGMPDLNYSHEPVKTEMFNVAEYWLNKGVDGFRLDAIKYLDEDGNVVENTPETFQILEEFHDVYKGVNPDAFTVGEVWSGTESIVPYVSNDRLDVCFEFDLAGSIINSVQSSNPGAVETTFQNVQNNYARLQYATFLTNHDMDRVYSALGENNQDMKLAASAYLTMPGIPFVYYGEEVGMTGTGAHENIRRPMQWSANANAGFSTVTPWLALGDNYTTHNVADMETDPNSLLEYYKKLIHIRNGHTPLKRGYLLQVDNDNNNLLTYARIGEGEAVIVVSNYGTTDAEPYMSLAMSSLAAGNYAVTELMSGTTLDSLTINANGGFDSWQPGTAGVASKGTAIFYIKSGTGVGISNLATESEQFSIYPNPATEKVTISASNPVDGSMQVQVFDLNGKLLVQDKFNASKSTLNISSLKSGVYFIRCATLHHNEIKRLVVAE from the coding sequence ATGAGCCAGCAAACTCTTTCACCTGATGGTGTACACGTTGCCGGTGATTTTCAACAGCAGGCCGGGTATGCCTCAAATTGGGATCCCGCTGCAACTGAACTTACAGATGCTGACAATGATGAAATTTATGAAGTAACAGTATCATTACCTGCAGGAACTTATTTATATAAATTTATCAATGGGGATGACTGGGGAGAAACAGCCGAATCGCCCTCCTCAGATTGCGCCATTGATGATGGTAATGGCAATATGAACCGCCAGGTTGTTTTACCCGATCAGAATCGTGTGTTACCTGTTGTAATGTTTGATTCATGCAATGCATTTGTACAATTCTCAGTGAACATGAACCAGGAGAATGTTTCTGCAGAAGGAGTACATGTAATGGGTAATTTTCAGCAGGCGGCAGGTTTTTCAGAAAATTGGGCACCAGAAGCCATTGCAATGCAGGACCTTAATAGTGACAATGTTTATAAGGCTGAAGTTCAAATGCCGCCTGGCAATTATCAATATGTGTATGTAAATGGGAGCACCCCGGTCGATGCTGAAAACCCACCAGCAGACTGCACAGTGGATGATGGCAGTGGAAATCGTGTGCGGGAGTTGAATGCTGAAGTTGGAGGAATGCCGGAACCAACCTATACTTTTAATTCTTGCACCATTGAAAATACCATTCCTGATTATGAAACACACTGGTGGAACGATGCCGTATTTTACGAAATTTTTGTGCGTAGTTTCAAAGACAGCGATGGCGATGGTATTGGCGATTTCCAGGGTATTATTGACCAGCTTGACTATTTAAACGATGGTGACCCGTCCACAACCGACGATTTGGGAATCACTGGAATTTGGCTCATGCCCATGATGGAATCACCATCTTATCATGGTTATGATGCCACTGATTATTATGCTACAGAACCCGATTATGGCACTATGGCCGATTTTGAAGAATTGGTGGCTGAAGCGCATGCCAGGGGAATTAAAATTATCCTCGATTTGGTAATGAATCATTGTTCCAGTCAACACCCCTGGTTTACACAATCAGCCAACAACGAAAATAATTACCGTGACTGGTTCGTCTGGTCCGATACCGACCCTGGTTTTAGTGGCCCATGGGGGCAGGACGTATGGCATTACATGAATGGAAGTTATTACTATGGAATTTTCTGGTCTGGTATGCCCGATTTGAACTACAGTCATGAACCCGTAAAAACTGAAATGTTCAATGTAGCAGAATACTGGCTCAACAAGGGTGTGGATGGTTTCAGACTCGATGCCATAAAATACCTTGATGAAGATGGTAATGTCGTTGAGAATACACCGGAAACATTCCAGATTCTGGAGGAGTTTCATGATGTTTATAAAGGTGTAAATCCTGATGCATTTACCGTAGGTGAGGTTTGGTCTGGTACAGAAAGTATTGTTCCTTATGTTTCAAACGATCGATTAGATGTGTGTTTCGAGTTCGACCTGGCCGGGTCAATTATCAATAGCGTACAATCATCCAATCCGGGGGCTGTAGAAACAACATTTCAAAACGTGCAAAATAATTATGCCCGATTGCAATATGCCACATTTCTTACCAACCATGATATGGACCGGGTATATAGTGCGCTGGGAGAAAACAACCAGGATATGAAGCTGGCAGCTTCTGCTTACCTTACTATGCCAGGAATACCTTTCGTCTATTATGGCGAAGAAGTTGGAATGACCGGTACAGGAGCCCATGAGAATATTCGCCGGCCTATGCAGTGGTCAGCTAATGCCAATGCAGGCTTCTCCACAGTTACACCCTGGTTGGCACTGGGTGACAATTATACGACACACAATGTGGCGGATATGGAAACAGATCCAAATTCATTGCTGGAATACTACAAAAAATTGATCCACATCCGCAATGGGCATACCCCGCTAAAAAGAGGTTATCTTTTGCAGGTTGACAATGACAATAATAATTTGCTTACTTATGCCCGGATTGGTGAGGGCGAAGCTGTAATTGTGGTTTCGAACTATGGAACCACTGATGCAGAGCCATACATGTCTTTGGCTATGTCGTCTCTTGCAGCAGGGAATTATGCTGTAACCGAATTAATGTCTGGCACCACCCTCGACAGCCTCACAATAAATGCAAATGGAGGCTTTGATTCATGGCAACCCGGGACAGCCGGCGTAGCATCTAAAGGTACCGCGATTTTTTATATCAAAAGTGGTACCGGTGTCGGAATATCAAATTTAGCAACGGAATCAGAACAATTTTCCATTTATCCCAATCCGGCTACAGAAAAAGTCACTATTTCTGCTTCAAACCCAGTAGATGGCTCAATGCAGGTTCAGGTTTTTGATTTAAATGGGAAACTGCTTGTGCAGGATAAATTTAATGCTTCAAAAAGTACATTAAATATTTCCAGTCTGAAATCCGGCGTGTATTTTATTCGTTGCGCAACATTGCACCATAATGAAATAAAAAGATTAGTGGTTGCTGAATAA
- a CDS encoding transglutaminase-like domain-containing protein — protein sequence MRASLLFIIFTFSLLTNNSVAQVLDYSTSITIDNNKKVTETTYLIQINQKESAHLSDITIYHDAKDKFKLLEAYVIDANGDKVKKVKKRDVKTRNRRTYSTFYQDDLIEEFDLHWSTYPHLIKYAYRIIEKDFVFIANWTPYIKADLKVKSSTLTVDIPEDYGFKSEYADAFRFKNSDEKGRKVLEWNLGSYETPEDEALAPPLAELIPRVIIVPQKFEYGVEGSSENWQTFGLWQLKLNAGTDLLTTSEKEKVDKLIKGIDSKREIARTLYHYMQDNTHYINVSIDFGGLKSYPASYVCDNKYGDCKALTTYMKALLKYAGIESFYTKIRAGENTASINENLPSQQFNHVILCVPMEKDTIWLENTSSTAPFNYLGSFTQNRKALVVNGDQSKLVKTPAMNLGDVLEKRNYSFTTNKNGTGKISINQKLRGDAFEAVNYYKRQASESDQKEFLNRISKVGHFTLKNWSFKKVNRDAKEITVSMNGIVKNQFRVIGQMLVLKPIEMDIPELEAPSERTHDLKISMPVNIFDSAVYNMPFQDGFNVNVPQDMIIESDYGIYRHRYEKRNSTITVTQRFQMYPGRFPKEKYKDFYEFIESIFEYRKQSVIVLNPKE from the coding sequence ATGAGAGCTTCTCTGCTGTTTATTATTTTTACCTTCAGCTTGCTGACAAATAATAGTGTGGCACAGGTACTTGATTATTCAACTTCAATTACCATCGACAATAATAAGAAGGTTACAGAGACCACCTATTTGATTCAAATAAATCAAAAAGAAAGTGCACATTTATCCGATATTACAATTTATCACGATGCCAAAGATAAATTTAAACTTCTGGAGGCTTATGTTATCGACGCAAATGGCGACAAAGTGAAAAAAGTAAAAAAACGTGATGTAAAGACCAGAAATCGTCGCACTTATAGCACATTTTATCAGGATGATTTAATTGAAGAGTTCGATCTACATTGGAGTACCTATCCGCATTTGATCAAATACGCTTATCGCATTATTGAAAAAGATTTTGTTTTTATCGCAAACTGGACTCCCTACATTAAAGCTGATCTCAAGGTTAAAAGCAGTACGCTAACAGTTGACATCCCAGAGGACTATGGTTTTAAATCAGAATACGCCGATGCGTTCAGGTTTAAGAATAGTGATGAAAAAGGGAGGAAAGTTTTGGAATGGAATCTTGGAAGTTATGAAACGCCCGAAGATGAGGCTCTTGCACCTCCACTGGCAGAACTTATTCCCAGGGTTATAATAGTTCCGCAGAAATTTGAGTATGGTGTAGAAGGTTCGTCAGAGAACTGGCAAACTTTCGGTTTATGGCAATTAAAATTAAATGCCGGCACAGACCTGTTAACTACCAGTGAGAAAGAAAAAGTAGATAAATTAATCAAAGGCATTGATAGCAAGCGAGAGATTGCCAGAACTTTGTATCATTATATGCAGGATAATACGCATTATATTAATGTTTCAATTGATTTTGGCGGTTTAAAGTCATATCCGGCTTCTTATGTGTGCGACAATAAATATGGCGATTGTAAGGCCTTAACTACCTATATGAAAGCATTGTTGAAATATGCCGGTATTGAATCTTTTTATACAAAGATTCGTGCTGGCGAGAATACGGCTTCAATAAATGAGAATTTGCCTTCGCAGCAGTTTAATCATGTGATTTTATGTGTGCCGATGGAGAAAGATACCATTTGGCTTGAAAATACTTCCAGCACAGCACCATTCAATTACCTCGGTAGTTTTACCCAGAATCGTAAAGCTCTTGTAGTAAATGGCGACCAAAGCAAACTGGTAAAAACACCAGCAATGAACCTGGGCGATGTTTTAGAAAAGCGCAATTACAGTTTCACCACAAACAAAAATGGCACTGGAAAAATAAGCATCAACCAAAAACTCAGGGGTGATGCATTTGAAGCTGTTAATTATTATAAAAGACAGGCCAGTGAATCAGATCAAAAGGAATTTTTGAACCGTATCTCTAAAGTTGGCCATTTTACCTTGAAAAATTGGAGCTTTAAAAAGGTTAATCGTGATGCTAAAGAGATTACCGTAAGTATGAATGGCATTGTCAAAAATCAATTTAGGGTGATCGGGCAAATGCTGGTTTTGAAACCTATCGAAATGGATATTCCGGAACTTGAAGCCCCCTCTGAAAGAACGCATGATCTGAAAATTTCTATGCCTGTAAATATTTTTGATTCGGCTGTTTACAACATGCCTTTTCAAGATGGTTTCAATGTAAATGTTCCCCAGGACATGATCATTGAGTCAGACTACGGCATTTACCGGCATCGATACGAAAAACGCAATAGTACAATCACGGTTACACAGCGCTTTCAAATGTATCCCGGCCGCTTCCCAAAAGAAAAGTATAAAGATTTTTACGAATTTATAGAATCAATTTTCGAATATCGAAAACAGTCAGTAATTGTATTAAACCCTAAAGAATGA
- a CDS encoding transglutaminase-like domain-containing protein, whose protein sequence is MVSIKAVTYNFENGRIIKQELDPSTVYVQRINEKWRSKKFVLPQVKAGSIIEYKYVLETPFHFNLPDWTFQHKIPTIYSGYEVRMIPFYEYVFLAQGIKEFDHKESYVDDRVRQWGDVNKVYGQNVGSGVEFKEYVHKYVMRDVPAFKDEAYISSIDDYIMKLDFQLAKFHSPQGSTEEIISTWPELNNDLLDSDHFGKYLNKAKRFAKKILEEELQIATDNSMLKARKIVNYAKNSFKWNGDYDKYAIKSAKDFYKTRVGNAAEINLFVIALMRRAGIDAEPVILSTRNHGKINANYPFTKFFNYVIILIKGDTPFLTDATESQLPYNRIPPRCINQSGLLVEEDQENWVGLQHNIPASELHQVLLTPDPGSGKLKYRVTLQAREYAAYHYRDNYNNETAELKSYFEDKIGGMQTVMAVNYEKPDKPYVIVIQGERDLEQLAGNLIIKPFLNLNITENKLTQPSRRYPVDFLYPRKELFDVSIAVPAGYALNNSAEPVKISDELVDIDLSYSQQGQLVKANGKYTLKESVYEPAQYDSLKYIMNKIVDSFNRDLLLEKQSD, encoded by the coding sequence GTGGTCTCCATAAAGGCCGTAACGTATAACTTCGAAAATGGACGTATTATTAAACAGGAACTTGATCCGTCAACCGTTTATGTTCAGCGTATTAATGAAAAATGGCGTAGTAAAAAATTTGTACTGCCACAGGTAAAAGCCGGATCTATTATCGAGTACAAATATGTACTGGAAACGCCTTTTCATTTTAATTTGCCCGATTGGACTTTCCAACACAAAATCCCCACAATATACAGTGGTTATGAGGTACGGATGATACCCTTCTACGAATATGTGTTTTTAGCACAGGGTATAAAAGAGTTTGATCACAAAGAATCATACGTCGACGACAGGGTCAGACAATGGGGCGATGTAAATAAAGTATATGGGCAAAATGTGGGGAGCGGCGTTGAATTTAAAGAATACGTGCACAAATATGTAATGAGAGATGTGCCTGCATTTAAAGATGAAGCTTATATCAGCTCTATTGATGACTATATAATGAAACTCGATTTTCAGCTCGCAAAATTCCACAGTCCGCAAGGTAGTACTGAAGAGATTATTTCTACCTGGCCTGAATTGAATAATGATCTTCTGGATAGTGATCATTTTGGTAAATATCTGAATAAAGCCAAACGTTTTGCAAAGAAGATACTTGAAGAGGAATTACAGATTGCTACTGATAATTCAATGCTTAAAGCCAGAAAAATAGTCAATTATGCTAAAAACAGTTTTAAATGGAATGGCGATTATGATAAGTATGCTATAAAATCGGCTAAAGATTTTTATAAAACAAGAGTAGGTAATGCTGCAGAAATAAATTTATTTGTGATTGCTCTGATGAGAAGAGCCGGAATTGATGCGGAGCCAGTGATTCTGAGTACACGAAATCATGGGAAAATTAACGCAAATTACCCATTCACCAAATTTTTTAATTATGTGATTATTTTAATCAAAGGAGATACACCTTTTTTAACTGATGCTACCGAATCACAACTACCCTATAACAGAATACCACCTCGATGTATCAATCAGAGTGGTCTGCTGGTAGAGGAAGATCAGGAGAATTGGGTAGGTTTGCAACACAATATACCAGCCTCAGAGTTGCATCAGGTTTTATTGACACCTGATCCCGGTTCGGGTAAACTAAAATACCGGGTTACATTGCAAGCCAGAGAATATGCCGCTTATCATTATCGCGATAACTACAATAATGAAACAGCAGAATTAAAATCTTATTTTGAAGATAAAATAGGTGGAATGCAAACTGTAATGGCAGTGAATTATGAAAAACCGGACAAGCCCTACGTGATCGTTATTCAGGGAGAGCGGGACCTTGAACAACTTGCCGGAAATTTAATTATCAAACCATTTTTGAATCTCAATATTACTGAAAACAAGCTTACCCAGCCTTCAAGGCGTTACCCGGTAGACTTCCTATATCCACGTAAAGAATTATTCGATGTTTCAATAGCTGTCCCAGCGGGTTATGCATTAAATAATTCTGCTGAGCCTGTGAAAATTAGTGATGAATTGGTTGATATTGATCTCAGCTACAGCCAGCAGGGTCAGCTAGTCAAAGCCAACGGGAAGTACACGTTGAAAGAATCAGTTTATGAACCGGCTCAATATGATAGTTTGAAATATATCATGAATAAAATTGTAGATAGCTTTAACCGTGATTTGTTACTTGAAAAGCAATCAGATTAA
- a CDS encoding tetratricopeptide repeat protein, producing MKITNIILALLTLTMLLACGQKQPKENEKHDKSHSESTMTGIWLRMSPQGPVKMEFKKTGKVTIDFGNDQAVEVSSNYTINGDTVEFTDVEGEMCPAPGTYLMDETPYYLAFDVLNDTCNGRIKTTSGFWTKPNFRELQETLDKQIAANPEAKLQLMRGRLYMATGNSEKARKDFSAFIAKDSSNARVFINRAATFFPGDMQSVLADCERAIALDPENKNAWFLRGLALYEMDRKKEACESFSKAIELGFSVLRIAEKQKCAEYWDIENTP from the coding sequence ATGAAAATCACTAACATAATTCTTGCGTTGCTGACATTAACAATGCTATTGGCCTGCGGCCAGAAACAACCAAAAGAAAATGAAAAGCACGACAAAAGCCATTCAGAATCAACCATGACTGGTATCTGGCTCCGCATGAGTCCACAAGGACCTGTAAAGATGGAATTTAAGAAAACAGGCAAGGTGACCATCGACTTTGGAAATGACCAGGCCGTGGAGGTTTCATCAAATTACACCATTAATGGCGATACAGTGGAGTTTACCGATGTGGAAGGTGAAATGTGCCCTGCACCGGGAACTTACCTAATGGATGAAACGCCTTACTATCTGGCCTTCGATGTACTAAACGACACTTGTAACGGCCGTATAAAAACCACAAGTGGCTTTTGGACCAAACCCAATTTCAGAGAGCTTCAGGAAACTTTAGATAAACAAATTGCTGCAAATCCTGAAGCTAAGCTACAACTGATGCGTGGACGTTTGTACATGGCTACCGGTAATTCAGAAAAAGCCCGCAAGGATTTTAGTGCTTTTATTGCTAAAGATTCATCTAATGCCCGCGTATTTATCAATAGGGCTGCCACATTTTTTCCGGGAGATATGCAGAGTGTTCTTGCCGATTGTGAGCGGGCCATAGCACTCGACCCTGAAAATAAAAATGCCTGGTTTTTGCGTGGGTTGGCACTTTACGAAATGGACCGTAAAAAGGAAGCTTGCGAAAGCTTTAGCAAAGCCATTGAATTAGGGTTTTCTGTATTGCGCATTGCTGAAAAACAAAAATGTGCAGAGTATTGGGATATTGAAAATACACCATAA
- the rfaD gene encoding ADP-glyceromanno-heptose 6-epimerase: MIVVTGAAGMIGSNLVRKLNDEGYKDIVAVDEFSREDKNRNLENKQLTARVDRMRFFEWLDENHKLVQFIFHMGARSATTGYPKAVYDELNLNYSKTVWEKCVAYGIPLVYASSAATYGLGEKGYNDDHTVVGELHPLNLYGESKNDFDKWALQQKQQPFFWAGLKFFNVYGPNEYHKGRMASVILHTFNQIKETGGMKLFKSHHPDYNDGEQTRDFIYVKDLSKIMFFLMHHRKNSGIYNVGTGNGRTFLDLATNTFKAMGKEPNITFIPTPEDIRDKYQYFTEANMSKLHKIGYDEPFYSLEAGIDDYVKNYLMNNAVY; the protein is encoded by the coding sequence ATGATAGTTGTAACCGGAGCTGCCGGAATGATTGGCAGCAATTTAGTGCGTAAACTCAATGATGAAGGCTATAAAGATATTGTAGCAGTAGATGAATTTTCACGTGAAGATAAAAATAGAAATCTGGAGAATAAACAACTCACTGCCAGGGTAGACCGCATGCGGTTTTTTGAATGGCTCGATGAAAATCATAAACTGGTGCAATTTATTTTTCATATGGGCGCTCGTTCGGCCACCACAGGTTATCCAAAAGCTGTATACGATGAGCTGAATTTGAATTATAGTAAAACAGTGTGGGAGAAATGTGTAGCTTATGGTATTCCGCTTGTATATGCTTCAAGTGCTGCAACATACGGGTTAGGAGAGAAGGGTTACAACGACGATCATACTGTTGTGGGCGAGTTGCATCCGCTTAATTTGTATGGCGAATCGAAAAACGATTTCGATAAATGGGCGCTTCAGCAAAAGCAACAACCTTTTTTCTGGGCAGGTTTAAAATTTTTCAATGTATATGGTCCCAACGAGTACCATAAAGGTCGCATGGCCTCAGTAATTCTGCATACTTTTAACCAGATAAAAGAAACCGGGGGCATGAAATTATTCAAATCGCATCATCCGGACTACAACGATGGCGAGCAAACACGAGACTTTATCTATGTAAAAGACCTTTCCAAAATTATGTTTTTCCTCATGCATCATCGGAAAAATAGTGGCATATATAACGTGGGAACAGGCAACGGTCGCACGTTTCTTGATCTTGCTACAAACACTTTCAAGGCAATGGGGAAGGAGCCAAACATTACATTTATTCCAACCCCGGAGGATATTCGCGATAAATACCAGTATTTTACAGAGGCTAATATGTCCAAATTGCATAAAATTGGATATGATGAACCTTTTTATTCGCTTGAAGCAGGTATAGACGACTACGTAAAAAATTACCTGATGAACAATGCTGTGTATTAA
- a CDS encoding HAD-IIB family hydrolase has product MGNNIGAVVTDLDGTLLTDDKRVGDADLEALYKLGDKGILRIAATGRNLRISEDVLPEDFPLDYLVFSTGCGIYDWKKKQIIHSDGLDWKQTQKVMKQFMAEEFDFTVHQPIPDNYRFYYHRQNPANHHFNEYVERYSSFAEPLEHHEFQIDNACQLLAIIETDTKKYNDLINQLEDVKLVRTTSPLNGKAMWIEVFPRHISKAWGLKYIEKTYGVPFDNMLGIGNDYNDIDFLQEVGHPRVVANAHPDLLKQFPIVASNQSCGVAEAIKTVVDY; this is encoded by the coding sequence ATGGGCAACAATATTGGAGCAGTTGTAACAGATCTTGACGGAACTTTACTTACCGATGATAAACGGGTAGGTGATGCCGACCTGGAAGCATTGTATAAACTGGGCGATAAGGGTATATTGCGTATAGCGGCTACAGGCCGCAATTTACGCATCTCTGAAGATGTTTTGCCCGAAGATTTTCCGCTGGATTACCTCGTGTTTTCCACCGGTTGCGGTATTTACGATTGGAAAAAGAAGCAAATCATCCATTCTGATGGTCTTGACTGGAAGCAGACACAAAAAGTAATGAAACAATTCATGGCTGAGGAGTTTGACTTCACTGTTCATCAGCCAATACCTGATAATTACCGGTTCTACTATCACAGGCAAAATCCCGCAAACCATCATTTTAACGAGTATGTAGAGCGGTACTCCAGTTTTGCCGAACCACTGGAGCATCACGAATTTCAAATAGACAACGCCTGTCAGCTTTTAGCTATTATTGAAACAGATACCAAAAAATATAATGACCTTATCAATCAGCTCGAAGATGTAAAATTGGTGCGTACCACCTCACCGCTCAATGGAAAGGCCATGTGGATTGAGGTTTTTCCACGGCATATCAGTAAGGCCTGGGGCCTGAAATATATTGAAAAAACTTATGGTGTACCGTTCGACAATATGCTGGGAATAGGGAATGATTATAACGATATTGATTTTTTACAAGAAGTCGGACATCCCAGGGTAGTGGCCAATGCGCATCCGGATTTACTCAAACAGTTCCCGATTGTAGCTTCGAATCAATCTTGCGGAGTAGCTGAAGCCATAAAAACGGTAGTCGATTATTAG
- a CDS encoding RelA/SpoT family protein has translation MENGGSRKNLEQQVVRLLDIAGSRLSAQDKADVQSAVDYAGVIFGEQRRKSGELYMVHPLAVAITAIEELGMARSAVIAAILHDLYDFKEFAERDVEERFGTKVLEIIRGLHKISGLYTHNITLQDQNYINLILNIVTDVRIILLKLADRLQNMRHINNFSKEKQQSLAQEIGALYAPIAHRLGLYRVKTEMEDFWLRMTHPGAYKNILREIEKSSQVLDRYIKLFIKPVKSELDALGYKYEVKARVKSVYSIWRKMEKQHVAFDEVYDFFAIRIILEALELNEEKGACWNVYSIVSNLYKPNPKRLRDWISSPKSSGYESLHTTVMGPDERWVEVQIRTRRMDDNAEKGQAAHWRYKETGSANRHDQWLAKVREVLESPDKSDEDISLTGQPVDYSPNVFVFTPAGDIKKLPRGATIIDFAYSIHSRVGDQCTGARIGGKIVPLKHKLSNGDTVEVLTSKKQKPNERWLTIAVSARVKNRIKRALRQQRYQEAEMGKEELQRKLKQLHLNEKEDYIVRLLKHFKMDSAVDLYVAFARDEIEFNTIRDVCLNEPKESESKPEDLVSKSPVSKPREDDYLVIGDDISQVNYQLAKCCSPVFGDKIFGFVSVSKGIVIHRLKCPNAAELKEKYPYRVIRAVWNNAVEEKHFMTDVRVIGIDRKGVLNQISKVFSDEMNISIQSMNIAAHEGVYEAIITFNVRDNEHLQYILNQLMQNKSVLRAERLDS, from the coding sequence ATGGAAAATGGAGGATCCCGAAAAAATCTGGAGCAACAAGTTGTGCGCCTGCTCGATATTGCAGGAAGCCGTTTAAGTGCGCAGGATAAGGCCGATGTGCAATCGGCAGTGGATTATGCCGGCGTAATATTTGGCGAACAAAGACGGAAATCGGGCGAGTTGTACATGGTGCATCCACTGGCAGTAGCCATTACTGCCATCGAAGAGCTGGGAATGGCTCGCAGTGCTGTTATTGCTGCCATTTTACACGATCTTTACGATTTTAAAGAATTTGCAGAACGTGACGTTGAAGAGCGTTTCGGAACCAAAGTGCTTGAAATTATTCGCGGTTTGCATAAAATTTCGGGGTTGTATACCCACAACATTACTTTGCAGGATCAGAATTACATCAACCTGATATTGAATATTGTAACCGATGTACGCATTATTTTGCTGAAGCTGGCAGACCGCCTGCAGAATATGCGCCACATAAATAATTTCTCCAAAGAAAAGCAACAATCACTGGCACAGGAAATAGGAGCACTGTATGCGCCAATAGCCCACAGGCTTGGGCTATACCGGGTCAAAACAGAGATGGAAGATTTTTGGTTGCGAATGACCCACCCCGGAGCCTATAAAAACATTTTGCGCGAAATTGAAAAGAGCAGTCAGGTGCTGGACAGGTATATTAAACTGTTTATTAAACCAGTAAAGTCTGAACTTGATGCGCTTGGCTATAAGTATGAGGTTAAGGCCCGCGTTAAATCTGTGTATTCCATCTGGCGAAAAATGGAGAAACAGCATGTGGCTTTTGATGAGGTGTATGATTTTTTTGCTATTCGTATCATCCTTGAAGCCCTCGAGTTAAATGAAGAGAAAGGCGCCTGCTGGAATGTTTATTCCATTGTATCAAACCTGTACAAACCAAATCCAAAACGCTTGCGCGATTGGATTTCGTCTCCCAAGTCGAGTGGTTACGAATCACTTCATACTACCGTAATGGGACCCGATGAGCGTTGGGTCGAAGTACAGATACGCACCCGCCGAATGGACGACAATGCAGAAAAGGGGCAGGCCGCTCATTGGCGTTACAAAGAAACTGGTTCTGCCAACCGGCACGATCAGTGGTTGGCAAAAGTGCGCGAGGTGCTGGAGTCGCCCGATAAAAGCGATGAGGATATTTCACTCACCGGTCAACCGGTAGACTATTCGCCCAACGTGTTTGTTTTTACCCCCGCAGGTGATATAAAAAAACTGCCCCGGGGTGCTACCATTATTGACTTTGCATACAGCATACATAGTCGTGTAGGTGATCAGTGTACAGGTGCCCGTATTGGTGGTAAAATTGTGCCTTTAAAGCACAAACTCAGTAATGGTGATACGGTAGAGGTGCTTACCAGTAAAAAGCAAAAACCCAACGAGAGATGGCTCACTATTGCTGTTTCTGCAAGAGTAAAAAACCGTATTAAAAGAGCCCTCAGGCAACAACGTTACCAGGAGGCGGAGATGGGTAAAGAGGAGTTGCAACGAAAACTTAAGCAACTTCACTTAAATGAGAAAGAGGACTATATTGTAAGGCTGCTTAAGCATTTTAAAATGGATTCAGCTGTTGACCTCTACGTGGCTTTTGCCAGGGATGAGATAGAATTTAATACGATCAGGGATGTTTGTCTCAACGAACCCAAAGAGAGCGAGAGCAAACCAGAAGATTTGGTAAGTAAATCGCCTGTAAGCAAGCCAAGGGAAGATGATTATCTGGTGATTGGTGATGACATCAGTCAGGTAAATTATCAGCTTGCAAAGTGCTGCAGCCCGGTTTTTGGCGATAAAATTTTTGGATTTGTTTCTGTCTCAAAAGGCATTGTCATACACCGCCTAAAATGCCCGAACGCGGCAGAATTAAAAGAAAAGTATCCTTACCGGGTTATACGTGCAGTATGGAACAACGCAGTGGAGGAAAAACATTTTATGACCGATGTGCGGGTAATTGGAATTGACCGCAAAGGTGTGCTCAATCAAATCAGTAAGGTTTTTTCCGATGAGATGAACATCAGCATTCAGTCCATGAATATTGCGGCTCATGAAGGTGTTTACGAAGCCATAATAACCTTCAATGTGCGCGATAATGAGCATCTGCAATACATCCTCAATCAATTGATGCAGAATAAATCTGTATTGCGGGCCGAAAGGCTTGATTCATAG